Below is a genomic region from Candidatus Methylomirabilis limnetica.
CGAGGAAGCCGTAAACACGATCAACGGGATCGATGAGTTGCGATCCACCACCCTCGAGGGGCAGTCCCAGGTTTTCGTGACGTTTGTCCTGGAGCGTAAGATCGACGAGGCGGCTAACGACGTTCGGGAGAAGGTGGGAACGGTCGTCTCGGCGTTTCCCCATGGCACCGAGGCCCCGGCTATCGAGAAGTTCGACCCCGACTCTGCTCCAATCATGGCGATTGTCGTCTCCGGCAAGCGCTCGGCCCGCGAGATTACGGAGCTTGCCGACAAGAAGATCAAGCGGCAGCTCGAAACCGTCAAGGACATCGGGGCGGTCACCCTCGTCGGCGACCGGAAGCGAGAGATCCAGCTTGTCGTGGAGCCCCACCGCCTCGAGGCCTACAACCTCTCGATCCAACAGGTCAAGACGGCTGTCCAGCGCCAGAACGTTGAGGTCCCTGGAGGTAACATCACCTGGCAGACGCGGGAGCAGGGGCTCCGGACGCTGGGGCGGATCGAGCGGGCAGCCGACTGGAGCGACCTGATCGTGGCGGATTACAAGGGCGCCCCCGTCCGGATTCGAGACATCGGCTCCGCGCTGGACGGCGAAGAGGAACCGCGCACCCTTTCTCGCCTTGACGGCAAGAGCGCCGTTTCCCTCCTGGTCCAGAAGCAGTCCGGGACCAACACCGTGGCCGTGGTCGATCGGGTCAAGGCGAAGCTGCAAGAGATCAAAGCCAACCTGCCGCCTGATGTGGAGTTCCAGGTGGTGCGCGATGTATCGCGGTTCATCAAGCGCTCGATCGCGGAAGTGGAGGAGCACCTGATGCTGGGCGGGCTGCTGGCCAGCCTCATCGTGGCCTTCTTCATCGGGCGCCTCGTGCGGCGGGAGCAGGTCGTCCTGGGGGCGCTGCTTGGAGGCCTCACCCTGGCGTTCTTCCATGGCGATCCGGAGCTGTTGCGCGTCGTTGTGCTCTGGTCGATCGCTGTGACCCTGGTCCTCTTCCTCTTCATCCCGCGCCTTCGGCCCGCTTTCATCGCCGCGATCTCGATCCCGGTCTCGATCATCGCTACCTTTACCATCATGCGGGTGGCGGGCTTTACCCTGAACAATCTCACCATGCTTGGCCTCTCCCTCTCCACCGGGATCGTCATCGACGACGCCATCATTGTGCTGGAGAATATCTTCCGCCACATCGAGGAGGAAAGGCGTCTTCCGATGGAGGCGGCGGTGACCGGCGCCAAAGAGATTGTCCTGGCGGTTATGGCTACGACCCTCTCGCTAGTGGTTATCTTTCTCCCTGTTGCCTTCATGGGGGGGCTCGTCGGACGGTTCTGGAACAGCTTTGGTCTGACGGCCACCTTCGCCATCCTCGTCTCGCTACTCGTGGCGTTCACCCTGACTCCGATGCTCTCCGCTCGGATGCTGAAGCCTGTGATGAGCCCAGTCGAACCATCAGAGGACCTCGGCCAAGGCCATGGCGGACACCGACAGCACGATCAGGGATCCAAGGCGACGCACGTCTATGCCTTTCTAGAGCGCAATTACGACGGGCTCCTCGTCTGGTGCCTGAATCACCGGGCTATTGTCCTGCTGCTGGCCGGTTCACTGTTGCTCTCAACCGTCCTCATCGGCAGGCAGATGAAGCTGGATTTCGTAGTCGATGACGACATGAGCGAATTCGAGGTTATCGTTGAGACGCCGCCCGGCTCCTCACTCGACCGGAGCGACGGGATCCTTCGGCGGCTTGAGGCCGATCTAAAGACCATCCCGGAGGTGGAGCATCTGTTCACCAGTATCGGGGTGCGAGGGAAGGACCGCGCCAACATCACCGACGCCTCGATCTATGTGGGGCTCACGCACCTGAGGGCGCGGACACGTTCGCAGCAGGCGATCATGCAGGAGGTCCGACAGATGTTCAGGGCCTACCCCGACCTGAGAATCAGCGCGCAACAGATCAGCCTGATCTCGGGGGGCGGCTTTAAGCAGACCCCATTCAATCTCGTGCTTCGTGGCCCGGATTTGCAGCAGCTAGATGGCTACGCCCAGGCCCTCATCAAGCGCCTCACTGCCATCCCTGGGTTCGTGGATGTGGACACCAGCCAGGCCCAGCGGCGGCCTGAGGTGCAGGTCCGGATCGATCGGCAGAAGGCATCGGACCTGGGGATCAGGGCGGAGGATGTCGCGCTCGCTCTCCGGACGATGGTGGGTGGGGAGAAGGTCGGTTTCTACCGGGAGGGAGGCGAGCAGTACGACGTCCGCCTGCGGCTTAAGGACGACTACCGAAAGGATGCGTCCGCCATATCGGCCCTGACGGTGCCGGCCGCTGCCAACCGGCTGGTCAAGCTGAACAATGTCGTCAGCCTGAATCCAGGACGGGCGCCGGCACAGATCGATCGCTATGCCCAGGAGCGACAGATCACGGTCCAGGCGAACCTCCACCAAATGGTGCTGGGGGAGGCGACCGCCCAGGCCGATGCGGCCATCAAAGCGGTAGGGATGTCTCCCGGCTACTCGACCGCGTACCT
It encodes:
- a CDS encoding efflux RND transporter permease subunit; amino-acid sequence: MSLIEICVKRPVFATMLIVSLVVMGLASFRDLGLDVFPKVDMPTVTITTRLPGASPEEIESNITKRIEEAVNTINGIDELRSTTLEGQSQVFVTFVLERKIDEAANDVREKVGTVVSAFPHGTEAPAIEKFDPDSAPIMAIVVSGKRSAREITELADKKIKRQLETVKDIGAVTLVGDRKREIQLVVEPHRLEAYNLSIQQVKTAVQRQNVEVPGGNITWQTREQGLRTLGRIERAADWSDLIVADYKGAPVRIRDIGSALDGEEEPRTLSRLDGKSAVSLLVQKQSGTNTVAVVDRVKAKLQEIKANLPPDVEFQVVRDVSRFIKRSIAEVEEHLMLGGLLASLIVAFFIGRLVRREQVVLGALLGGLTLAFFHGDPELLRVVVLWSIAVTLVLFLFIPRLRPAFIAAISIPVSIIATFTIMRVAGFTLNNLTMLGLSLSTGIVIDDAIIVLENIFRHIEEERRLPMEAAVTGAKEIVLAVMATTLSLVVIFLPVAFMGGLVGRFWNSFGLTATFAILVSLLVAFTLTPMLSARMLKPVMSPVEPSEDLGQGHGGHRQHDQGSKATHVYAFLERNYDGLLVWCLNHRAIVLLLAGSLLLSTVLIGRQMKLDFVVDDDMSEFEVIVETPPGSSLDRSDGILRRLEADLKTIPEVEHLFTSIGVRGKDRANITDASIYVGLTHLRARTRSQQAIMQEVRQMFRAYPDLRISAQQISLISGGGFKQTPFNLVLRGPDLQQLDGYAQALIKRLTAIPGFVDVDTSQAQRRPEVQVRIDRQKASDLGIRAEDVALALRTMVGGEKVGFYREGGEQYDVRLRLKDDYRKDASAISALTVPAAANRLVKLNNVVSLNPGRAPAQIDRYAQERQITVQANLHQMVLGEATAQADAAIKAVGMSPGYSTAYLGRGKLMAEAFYNFAIAFVLSIMFIYIVLAAQFESFIHPITIMVSMFLSIPFGLVSLLAAGQTLNIYSVMGLFLLMGVVKKNAILQVDFTNVLRARGKPRYEAQLEADRARLRPILMTTLAIIAGMLPVALGKGDGSASRASLATAVVGGQTLCLLITLLVTPVVYSYFDDLRGLRIVSWLYEVRLWAWLRAKPAPGLSPHPDPLPREERGLNHNLLSPVGERIKVRGQRDGSG